One segment of Nitrospirota bacterium DNA contains the following:
- the lptC gene encoding LPS export ABC transporter periplasmic protein LptC has product MTKKSLFVILICASLAFFLLIRSEKGTKLDVQLKGDSFFEGLKIVNRKNGVTDWILWAKRADMSRDGKEALLSGVEVKLQGHGMTVLADKGVYDMETRQISVDGVLHAKNSNFALTTSNARIDGSRGSLDTAGDVRIEGKKFELEGKGMQAENNDHKVRILKDVKATFNR; this is encoded by the coding sequence ATGACTAAAAAGTCTCTTTTCGTCATTCTTATTTGCGCCTCACTGGCTTTTTTTCTCCTTATTCGCTCGGAAAAAGGGACTAAGCTCGATGTTCAGCTCAAGGGCGATTCCTTTTTCGAGGGGCTGAAGATTGTTAACAGGAAAAATGGTGTAACTGACTGGATATTGTGGGCAAAAAGAGCGGATATGTCCAGAGACGGAAAAGAAGCCCTGCTGAGCGGCGTTGAGGTGAAACTTCAGGGGCATGGTATGACCGTTTTGGCTGATAAAGGGGTGTACGACATGGAAACCCGGCAGATATCCGTAGACGGAGTTCTGCATGCGAAGAACAGCAATTTTGCACTCACCACGAGCAATGCCCGTATTGACGGCAGCAGGGGAAGTCTTGATACTGCCGGAGATGTACGAATCGAGGGGAAGAAGTTCGAACTCGAAGGAAAAGGCATGCAGGCGGAAAATAACGACCATAAAGTGAGGATACTGAAAGATGTCAAAGCTACTTTTAACCGTTAG
- a CDS encoding shikimate dehydrogenase — protein sequence MRITGKTRVAALFGYPVEHTLSPVMQNAAFSHLGLDYCYLPFSVAPEALKQAVESIRALSFIGANLTIPHKEAVLPLLDAIDKEAAVIRAVNTIVNRGGKLSGYNTDGKGFMRSLEELGVAAAGKQVLIIGAGGSSRAIGFYLSKEAKVLTLYNRSREKAEALAADLSSAGGTVTAASDIGHLGGFDIIINATPLGLRQCDQMPLDPDMLTPSVVVCDLIYHKTPLLSRADAKGCKTVSGAGMLLWQGALAFELWTGSIPPVEIMRSALLSHPA from the coding sequence ATGCGCATCACCGGAAAGACCAGAGTTGCCGCCCTTTTTGGATATCCTGTTGAACATACACTCTCCCCGGTGATGCAGAATGCGGCGTTTAGTCATCTGGGGTTAGACTACTGCTACCTGCCCTTTTCCGTGGCCCCTGAGGCGCTGAAGCAGGCAGTCGAGTCGATCCGGGCTCTCTCTTTCATCGGTGCAAACCTTACCATCCCCCACAAGGAGGCTGTTCTCCCTCTGCTTGACGCCATCGATAAAGAAGCCGCCGTTATCAGGGCAGTCAACACGATCGTAAACCGGGGAGGGAAACTGTCCGGATATAACACTGACGGCAAGGGTTTTATGCGCTCCCTCGAAGAGCTGGGGGTTGCTGCGGCAGGCAAGCAAGTCCTGATTATTGGCGCAGGCGGCTCATCGCGGGCCATCGGCTTTTACCTCAGCAAAGAGGCGAAGGTCCTGACACTCTATAACAGGAGCAGGGAAAAGGCGGAGGCGCTGGCAGCGGATCTTTCCTCCGCAGGGGGGACGGTTACAGCAGCTTCGGATATCGGGCATCTTGGGGGTTTCGATATCATAATCAATGCGACTCCGTTGGGCCTCAGGCAGTGCGATCAAATGCCGCTTGATCCTGATATGTTAACTCCTTCCGTGGTCGTCTGCGATCTGATCTACCATAAAACTCCACTTCTAAGCCGGGCAGACGCGAAGGGCTGCAAAACCGTCTCAGGTGCGGGCATGCTGCTGTGGCAGGGAGCCCTTGCCTTTGAGCTCTGGACAGGCAGCATTCCACCTGTGGAGATCATGAGAAGTGCACTCTTGAGCCATCCGGCCTGA
- a CDS encoding DUF512 domain-containing protein → MRSDRGITVESITAGSIAEAAGLRAGDIVCTVNSSPMRDVIDFMFHKDEDELNIGFRRDGVRKKISIFSDSGADLGISFKPMKVKICKNNCIFCFVRQLPKGLRKPLYIKDEDYRLSFLYGNYTTLSNITVEEKKRIVEQRLSPMYISVHSTNKALRNRMLGNPRALDILKELKFFADHKIRMHIQIVVCPGLNDGRELQSTIRDIYRFYPYVSSIAVVPVGLTKHRKMQLTPVSKESALKTLDIVSAFQKRFRKKHGEAIVYCADEMFIKAEAPFPPVQEYGELPQIENGVGLVPLFISQARKLKIPRTISNKNRVLTFTGTSFYPYLKKFIGRLAEKEQLPVDVIPVKNAYFGETVTVTGLLTGRDVISALHDNSDNCDVLVVPDVVLREGDTLFLDNVSLRDLEEATGLKVVTTDGTPQGFIDTLAGLG, encoded by the coding sequence ATGCGATCTGACAGGGGCATCACGGTCGAGAGTATCACTGCCGGCAGCATTGCAGAAGCCGCCGGCCTCCGTGCCGGTGATATTGTATGCACGGTCAATTCCTCGCCCATGCGCGATGTCATTGATTTCATGTTCCATAAAGATGAGGATGAACTGAACATCGGCTTCCGTCGCGACGGGGTCAGGAAGAAAATCAGCATATTTTCTGACAGCGGCGCTGACCTTGGCATATCGTTTAAGCCGATGAAAGTCAAAATTTGCAAAAATAACTGCATCTTCTGTTTTGTCAGGCAGCTTCCAAAAGGGCTCAGAAAACCGCTCTATATCAAGGATGAAGACTACCGGCTTTCATTTCTGTATGGCAATTACACAACTCTCTCCAACATCACGGTCGAAGAGAAGAAACGGATTGTCGAGCAGCGGCTCAGTCCCATGTACATCTCGGTGCATTCGACCAACAAGGCGCTCAGAAACAGGATGTTAGGAAACCCCAGGGCATTGGATATCCTCAAGGAGCTCAAATTCTTTGCCGACCACAAGATCAGGATGCATATCCAGATCGTTGTCTGTCCCGGACTGAATGACGGAAGGGAATTGCAGTCTACAATCCGGGATATCTACCGGTTCTATCCGTATGTATCGTCGATTGCCGTGGTTCCTGTGGGGCTTACAAAACACCGTAAGATGCAGCTCACCCCGGTATCAAAAGAATCGGCGCTGAAAACGCTTGATATCGTGAGTGCCTTCCAGAAGCGGTTCAGAAAAAAGCATGGCGAGGCGATCGTGTACTGTGCAGATGAAATGTTTATCAAGGCAGAAGCACCTTTTCCGCCGGTGCAGGAATATGGAGAGCTTCCGCAGATCGAAAACGGTGTAGGCCTGGTGCCCCTGTTTATCAGTCAGGCGCGCAAACTGAAGATTCCCCGGACGATCAGCAATAAAAACCGGGTGCTGACCTTTACCGGAACATCCTTCTATCCTTACCTGAAAAAATTCATCGGCCGTCTTGCTGAGAAGGAACAGCTGCCGGTAGATGTAATTCCGGTAAAAAATGCCTACTTCGGCGAAACCGTAACAGTCACCGGGCTGCTGACCGGCAGAGACGTTATTTCGGCGCTTCACGATAACAGTGATAACTGCGATGTTCTTGTGGTCCCCGATGTTGTTCTCAGGGAGGGCGATACCCTCTTTCTTGATAATGTCTCCCTGAGGGATCTCGAAGAGGCAACAGGCCTGAAAGTCGTGACAACGGACGGCACGCCCCAGGGCTTTATCGATACGCTTGCAGGGCTCGGATAA
- the pgsA gene encoding CDP-diacylglycerol--glycerol-3-phosphate 3-phosphatidyltransferase, with product MRILNLPNMLTVARIIIIPMFVTAVIYQKHRSALALFVIAALTDLLDGFIARVTNQKTALGQFLDPLADKALLISSFILFSVQGWIPLWLTITVISRDLIVVIGWFLLYLLSHRSTIEPVMLGKTAIALQLITLALVLLSINLSSKIPQQELLFAVTALVTGISGIQYIYNGLRLADAI from the coding sequence TTGAGAATTTTGAATCTGCCGAACATGCTGACGGTTGCACGCATTATTATTATACCGATGTTCGTCACTGCCGTTATTTACCAGAAGCACCGGTCTGCGCTCGCTCTGTTCGTTATAGCCGCACTGACCGACCTGCTCGACGGTTTTATTGCAAGGGTCACCAACCAGAAGACTGCCCTGGGGCAATTCCTTGATCCGCTTGCTGACAAGGCCCTCCTCATCTCCTCCTTTATCCTGTTTTCGGTCCAGGGATGGATTCCGCTCTGGCTTACGATAACGGTCATCAGCCGGGATCTCATTGTGGTTATCGGCTGGTTTCTGCTGTATCTGCTCAGTCACCGCTCAACGATAGAGCCTGTGATGCTCGGCAAGACGGCCATTGCCCTGCAGCTTATAACGCTTGCTCTGGTACTGCTGAGCATTAACCTGTCCTCAAAAATTCCTCAGCAGGAGCTGCTTTTTGCGGTCACTGCACTAGTGACCGGCATCTCGGGGATTCAGTATATCTACAACGGACTGAGGCTCGCCGATGCGATCTGA
- a CDS encoding tetratricopeptide repeat protein, translating into MITSEIDKLFEEAELLRQKSRYPQALLVFRQALKKSLTEKNQESAVACLLSIGDVNRMVGDFERSEKAYADAVTMAKKIGNEEAVADAKAGIGLSRRGRGDWKYALTMLTQALKFYRKKRDREGVAFTLWSMAGSLRIKGDVPGALKTYKEAFRAFQALRSHSGIGYCLCGLGGSSRIAGKFEESLAYYLSANEIFHGLCDTFGTAYSHCGIGNAHRMMGDYRKALASFAKASTLYKKIGDRVSYSYTLWSMGTTHKMLHDHTAAEKLFKEAQGFFKKTKDPRGLIYCQLGFGELALLQGKNAAALRYFRDSLDQAKKYGFRVETCHASMLLSYASGKKNIVCYNTLGLAMDFNEAPFNIP; encoded by the coding sequence ATGATAACCTCAGAAATCGATAAGCTCTTTGAAGAGGCAGAACTGCTCAGACAGAAAAGCCGGTATCCTCAAGCCCTGCTCGTGTTTAGGCAGGCCCTGAAAAAAAGTCTGACGGAAAAGAACCAGGAGAGCGCCGTTGCATGCCTCTTGTCTATTGGCGATGTAAACCGGATGGTAGGCGATTTTGAGCGCTCGGAAAAGGCCTACGCCGATGCAGTCACCATGGCGAAGAAGATCGGCAATGAAGAGGCCGTAGCGGACGCAAAGGCCGGTATCGGACTTTCACGGCGCGGCAGAGGAGACTGGAAGTATGCGCTGACCATGCTCACTCAGGCGCTGAAGTTCTACCGAAAAAAACGGGACAGGGAAGGCGTTGCCTTCACGCTCTGGTCAATGGCAGGTTCCCTGAGAATAAAAGGGGACGTTCCGGGAGCACTCAAGACCTACAAAGAAGCATTCAGGGCCTTTCAGGCGCTGCGTTCTCATTCCGGTATCGGATACTGCCTCTGCGGTCTGGGCGGCAGTTCCCGCATAGCGGGCAAATTCGAGGAATCACTTGCCTATTATCTTTCCGCAAATGAGATATTTCACGGCCTCTGCGATACCTTTGGCACTGCCTATTCTCACTGCGGAATCGGCAATGCGCACAGGATGATGGGAGATTACCGGAAAGCCCTGGCATCCTTTGCAAAAGCGTCAACCCTCTATAAAAAGATCGGCGACAGGGTCAGCTACTCCTATACGCTCTGGAGCATGGGGACGACCCATAAAATGCTCCACGATCATACGGCAGCCGAAAAACTATTCAAAGAGGCTCAGGGGTTCTTTAAAAAGACAAAGGATCCGCGCGGACTTATCTACTGCCAACTCGGCTTTGGCGAACTCGCGCTGCTTCAGGGGAAGAATGCTGCGGCTTTGCGGTATTTCAGGGATTCCCTTGACCAGGCGAAAAAATACGGCTTCAGGGTCGAAACCTGCCATGCTTCCATGCTGCTGTCGTATGCCTCTGGAAAAAAGAATATTGTCTGTTATAATACCCTGGGGCTGGCAATGGACTTTAACGAGGCGCCGTTTAATATTCCCTGA
- a CDS encoding ribulose-phosphate 3-epimerase yields the protein MIQIAPSILSADFMRLGEEIHAAEAAGAHLIHLDIMDGHFVPNITIGPAIVAAIRKITKLPLDVHLMIEDPDKFLADFANAGADYLTVHAEASVHLHRSVQWIREKGIRAGVSINPATPVAQLENIIADIDLVLLMSVNPGFGGQKFIPATMEKIRKVKDMIMTCGSGALIEIDGGVKQDNAKEIADAGADILVMGSAFFESGDYKITMEKLNDNLRNR from the coding sequence ATGATCCAGATTGCCCCATCCATTCTCTCGGCGGATTTCATGCGCCTTGGGGAGGAGATACACGCAGCAGAAGCAGCAGGAGCTCACCTTATCCACCTTGATATTATGGACGGTCATTTTGTGCCGAATATCACCATTGGGCCAGCTATTGTGGCAGCCATCAGAAAGATCACAAAGCTGCCGCTTGACGTGCATCTCATGATCGAAGACCCTGATAAATTCCTTGCAGATTTTGCAAACGCAGGGGCAGACTATCTTACCGTGCATGCTGAAGCTTCGGTGCATCTGCATCGATCTGTACAGTGGATCAGGGAAAAGGGGATCAGGGCAGGAGTCTCAATCAACCCGGCAACGCCAGTAGCGCAGCTCGAAAACATCATTGCAGATATCGACCTTGTACTCCTCATGTCGGTGAATCCCGGCTTTGGCGGACAGAAATTTATCCCGGCGACCATGGAGAAGATCAGGAAGGTCAAGGATATGATCATGACTTGTGGTTCCGGTGCGCTTATCGAGATCGACGGAGGGGTAAAACAGGACAATGCTAAAGAGATCGCTGACGCAGGCGCTGACATTCTTGTTATGGGCTCTGCATTCTTTGAGTCGGGCGATTACAAAATAACCATGGAGAAACTCAATGATAACCTCAGAAATCGATAA
- a CDS encoding PASTA domain-containing protein, whose translation MNSFLRVSLFFVLFVVFGLTFGFLTFKILSFSRTVEVPSIMNMTVIEADKVLGKAGLDLKIEGEDFDSVIPLGKIVRQDVPPGKTVKEKRAIRVVISKGPKVLSIPLLVNETLQNAESILVQKGLRIGKVINVHSDGIEKGLVVAQRPEPDDKLTDVITVLVSAGPHDQTYYCPDFQGRQIEDVREVAQKMGLEIETQGTGSIVKNQRPKPGAVIKNSEKLYLEMKEVTTP comes from the coding sequence ATGAACAGTTTTCTGAGGGTGTCCCTCTTTTTTGTGCTTTTTGTCGTTTTCGGTTTGACCTTCGGGTTCCTCACCTTCAAGATCCTGAGCTTCAGCAGAACGGTCGAGGTGCCTTCGATCATGAATATGACCGTAATCGAAGCGGACAAGGTTCTTGGAAAAGCCGGGCTTGATCTGAAAATTGAAGGAGAAGACTTTGATTCTGTCATCCCTTTGGGCAAGATCGTCCGGCAGGATGTTCCGCCGGGAAAAACCGTAAAGGAAAAACGTGCCATCAGGGTTGTTATCAGCAAGGGGCCAAAGGTCCTTTCGATTCCGCTGCTCGTAAACGAAACCCTTCAAAACGCTGAGTCCATCCTTGTACAGAAGGGGCTCAGGATCGGCAAGGTTATCAATGTCCACTCAGATGGTATCGAAAAGGGACTCGTCGTGGCCCAAAGACCTGAACCTGACGACAAGCTCACTGACGTGATCACCGTATTGGTGAGCGCAGGTCCCCATGATCAGACATATTATTGCCCGGATTTCCAGGGCAGGCAGATAGAAGATGTCCGGGAAGTGGCGCAGAAGATGGGACTTGAGATCGAAACGCAGGGGACAGGCAGCATTGTCAAGAACCAGAGACCGAAGCCGGGTGCAGTGATAAAGAACAGCGAAAAACTCTACCTTGAAATGAAAGAGGTTACGACACCATGA